Proteins from one uncultured Anaeromusa sp. genomic window:
- a CDS encoding MFS transporter has product MGLERGNRNYWRALAALFMGSFVEFALLYVTQPLLPALTADFSLSPSVASLSVSLTTGAMALALLPLAAVFSRLQRKPTMLSAMLGASLLAIASGCSPNFELLLVCRALQGMLMAAFPAAAMAYVNEEFEPSGVGLAMGIYIAGTSIGGLGGRLLVSLLSDFMSWRTALLVMGGFCLLLAICFFWLLPKAQSRRSTAAKQAGLLAALPSLLKTPGILPLYIVGFVALGSFVALYNYIGYILLAAPYSFSQSQVGAVFLLYLLGTVSSMVSGGQVDRRGPGPVLVAGLLMMLGGALFSLGTPLLFKLGGMGLFTCGFFTTHATASGWVGRLCRGDKAQAASLYLLFYYAGASVIGTGSGVFLASAGWAGVIGITGFLLTGALWLAWRQQHLQK; this is encoded by the coding sequence GGCGTTGACGGCGGATTTTTCGTTATCGCCTTCGGTGGCTAGTTTGTCTGTGTCCCTGACGACCGGCGCTATGGCGCTGGCTCTTTTACCCCTGGCGGCGGTGTTCAGCCGGCTGCAGCGCAAACCAACCATGTTGTCGGCTATGTTGGGTGCGTCGCTGCTGGCGATTGCATCCGGCTGCAGCCCAAACTTTGAGCTGCTCTTAGTCTGTCGGGCTTTACAAGGCATGTTGATGGCGGCGTTTCCCGCTGCGGCTATGGCGTATGTCAATGAAGAGTTTGAGCCGTCCGGCGTGGGGCTGGCTATGGGCATCTATATTGCCGGTACGTCTATTGGCGGTTTGGGCGGACGTCTTTTGGTAAGCCTTCTCTCGGACTTTATGTCTTGGCGGACGGCACTTTTGGTGATGGGCGGATTCTGTCTGCTTTTGGCGATTTGCTTCTTTTGGCTGCTGCCGAAGGCGCAAAGCCGCCGCAGTACCGCAGCAAAGCAGGCCGGTCTGTTGGCAGCGCTGCCCTCTTTGCTAAAGACGCCGGGCATTCTTCCTCTATATATTGTTGGCTTTGTAGCGCTAGGCTCGTTTGTAGCTTTGTACAACTATATCGGCTATATATTGTTGGCGGCGCCGTATTCTTTTAGTCAGAGTCAAGTGGGAGCGGTATTTCTGTTATATTTGCTGGGGACGGTGAGCTCCATGGTATCCGGCGGTCAGGTAGACAGGCGCGGTCCGGGTCCGGTGCTGGTGGCAGGCTTATTGATGATGCTGGGGGGGGCGCTGTTTTCGCTGGGGACTCCGCTACTATTTAAACTCGGCGGGATGGGCTTGTTTACGTGCGGCTTTTTTACCACCCATGCGACGGCCAGCGGCTGGGTGGGGCGCTTGTGCCGCGGCGATAAGGCGCAGGCGGCCTCGTTGTATTTGCTCTTTTACTATGCTGGCGCCAGCGTGATAGGTACGGGGAGCGGTGTTTTTCTGGCCAGCGCCGGCTGGGCGGGCGTGATTGGAATAACTGGGTTCCTTTTGACAGGAGCGCTTTGGCTGGCGTGGCGGCAGCAGCATCTACAGAAATAA